The genomic segment TACGCCAGCCCGACAAACAAAAAAGCCCGGATCGGGCCTTTCGGCTCGAAGCCCATCTGGCCGCTATGAATCGTCGGCACGTACGCACCCCACGACAGCACCGCGCCGAGGACAAACCAAAGGTAGGCTTTCATTTCAGTGTTTGCTCCGTGTCATGCCGTCAGTTTCGCGCGGACGCTCGCCGGGATCGCCACCGAGCGAAACACGCCACCGGGGAGCAATTCGCAGCAGACGGCCCGCGTCCGCCCGCGCGCCAGCCGCTGCCCGGCCTTGCTGAACAGCACTTCGTACGTCATCGACTTGTCCGTCAGATCGGTAATCGTCATCGCGAGATCAATCTCGTCCTCGAAGCGCAGCGGGCCGAAATACTCGCAACTGGTCATGACCCGCGGCCAACTGATCGTCGCGCCGTCCACGTCCTGAATCACGCTCATCCCGCGCGAGCGAAAGAAGGCGTGCTCGACCTCCTCCATCCAGCGGTAATAGTTGGAAAAGTGCATCACACCGGCGACATCCGTCTCGGCGAAGGTCACGCGACGCGTCATGGAAAACTCAACGGGCATGGACGACCTTCCCAAAAAAACGCTCGATCGTCGCGTCCGGCGGTCGTGGCGTGACCAGCGACACCAGCACCAGTGCCGTCGTGGAGGCGCCTATGACAAACGTCACCGGCATCATCCCGGCGACCAGGTGGTCGCCTTTGCTTTGCAGATCGGATCGCATGAAGAAATACATCCCGACGGCGGCGGCCGTGAGGATGCAGGCATAGGCACCGGCCTTGGTCACGCGCTTCCAGTACAGCGCGCCGAATACCAGCGGCGCCAGTGCGGCGAAACCCGTGAAGCACCAGGTGCCCAGCGCGAAGACGCTTGTCCCACGCGAATACAGCGCAAGGATGTAACAGGCCGCGACGATTGCGACGATGAAGATGCGCCCGATGAACAGCCGCTGGCGATCGCTCAAGTTATCATGCCCGATGTAGTGGCCGACAATGTCATTGGTGAAAATGCTGCCCAGGCAGAGGAACTGCGAATCAAGGCTGGACATGATTGCTGCGAGCACGCCGGCGGTGAGCAGGCCGCCCATGACCGGCGGAGCCAGCTTTCGCACCATGACGGGCAGCACGGCGTTCTGGTCGGCGAAATCAGGCGGGATCAGCATCTTGCCGTCCGGACCCAGGGCCGACGTCGCCCAGACGCCGATCAGCACACACGGCAGCCATGTCAGCATCATCAGCAGTGGGTGCGCCACAATCGACAGGCGGAAGGACTTCGCATTCCTGGCCGTGAGCCAGTGTTGGAACAGATGCGGGAACATCGCGACGCTGAATGGAATGAAAATGTAGGTAATAAACCGCAGCGGTGTGATTTCATCCGGCTCGCGCGGCTTGATCGCCGACGCGCCGGCGTTGTACGCGGCCAGTTTCTCCTCATAGACGCGATGATCGTCCTCGGTGGCGGCGAGCTTCAGGTAGGACGGATTGTACGCGACGACTTGCCGCGTGGCGGCGACCGGTCCGCCGAGCTTGTTTGAAATAAATACAAACGTAACAATTCCCAGCACAACGAAGATCACCGTCTGGGCGGCATTGGCCCAGGTCGCGCCGCGCACCCCGCCGAAAAAAATGTAAATCAGCACGACGACGCACATGATCGCGCCGCCCAGCCCGTAGGGAATGCCGCCGGCCGTTGCCTCGAATACCTGCGGGAACGCGCCGACGGTGATCTTCTCGATGGCGGTCGCTCCGCCGACGATGCCCATGAGAATGTACGGCGTCACCAGGCCGATCAGTGCCGGGAAGAGCAACAACCCCAGCTTGTCCGACACGAAGCGGTCGCGAAAGAACTGGATCTGCGTCTGGTATCCGAACCGCTTGCCGTACCCCCAGAGCTTGATGCCGATCAGGAAAAAACAGAACGAATGAAAGATCCCAGACCACGAAACCATCAGCCCATAAACGCCGATGCCGCTCTTGAACGCCTCGCCGCTGCTTCCGATGATCGCGAAACTCGTCATCGTCGTTCCGAAGAGCGACATGAGCAGCAGGAACGGTCCAATGCCGCGCGACGCCACGAAGTAATCCGCCGTCGTACCACGCGACAGCCGACCGCTCAACAGCCCGATCCCGATGAGCATGACCATGTAGACGCCGATGACGAGGCAGCAGATCTGGCCGGCGTTCATCGCGACTCCTCTTCCACGTTATCCAGATGAGTCGGCCAGCAGTACGTCATCGCCACCAGACCCAGCGCCGCGGCACAAAGCGAAATGCCGACGTGCCAGGCGAGCCCGATGGGGACGAATCCCAGCACCAGCGGTTCATGCGTGTGCCACCACCAGAAATCCTGGTGCGCGGCGATCAGCAGCAAAAAGAAGAGGATGACGACTTTCTTCATGGGGATGCGATCTCTTCGTCCACCGCGATGCCTTCCGGCAGCGTCAGATGCCGCGCCATGGTATCAAACAACTCCCCGAGATCGTCGTCAAATACATCTCCGATCAATACGCGCGTCACCGCATCTTTCAAATGCGGGTACTGCCGCACGAACCCGCCGAGGCTGAACGTCGGTTCGTAGTATGCATACACCAGCATGCGCACCCGGTGCATGCCCTCGGCCAGCTTCCTGCCGTATCGCCCGAGGCTCGCGGCCGACGTATCGCCAGACGCCAGGGCCGCATCGATCGCGTCCGACGCGTACTCGCCGCTCTTCAACGCCAGCATCACGCCCGACGAGTAGAGCGGATCGAGGAACCCGAAGGCATCGCCGACCAGCAGCCAGCCGTCGCCGGCCGACCGCCGTGAACGATACGAGAAATCCGCGGTCGTATAGATTGGCCTGACGCGCTCGGCCTTCACCAGCCGCCGCGCCAGGCCCGGCGTGTTGGCGATCTCCTCGTCGAGGATCGCGCCGGGGTCGTCGCCGCGCCCGTTGTACAGGTAATTCGGCGGCGCCACGACGCCGATGCTCGTGAGATCGTCCTCCAGCGGGATGAACCAGAACCAGCCCTGCCGGCCGGGCAGCGCGATCACCAGCGTCGCGCCGGCGTTGCGGCCCTCGTCGCGCTGCGCCCCTTTCCAATAGCTGTAAATCGCCGCGTTCTTGAGCTTCTCGTCCCCGTAACGCAAGTTGAGCTGACGCGAAATGAGACCACTCTGTCCGGTCGCATCAACGATCACCGGCGCTCGCAGCTCGCGCTCCTCGCCCTCGATCACCCCGCGCACCCCGACCGCGCGTCCGCCGTCGAACATCACCTCGCGCACGTTGGCCCGCTCTACCACCTCCACGCCGCAGGCCCGCGCGTTGTCCAGCATCATCTGGTCAAATCGCGCCCGGGACACCTGCCAGGTCGTCGACCACGGGTTGGGATCGCGGTCGGAGAAGAAGAACGGCGCCGAGTCCTTCCCCGTCGCCGAGACAAACTGCACGCTCTCCTTGCGCACGAAATCCGACTGCTTCATCGTCTCGAGCACGCCGAGCTTTTCAAATACAAACCACGTATTGGGCATCAGCGATTCGCCGATGTGATGCCGCGGGAACTTTGACCGCTCCAGCAGCAGCACGCGGCGGCCACGCTTCGCCAGCAGCGTCGCTGTCGTCGCGCCAGAAGGCCCGCCGCCAACCACGATCACTTCCGGATTGGATGAAACGCTTGCCATCGTGCGATTCGCCGAGAAAAACTCGCCAGGTGAGGCCGGGGGTCAGGATGGGTTATTCGCCGGTCGTGCCGCTGACCACTTCGAGCAGCTCTATCGCCGGCTGGGTATCGTAGTGGATTACCGCCAATCGGCCATACGTCGCCGTGAGGCCGGGCCGGAAGTGCTTCATAAACGGGGCGGTCGGGGCGAATCGCAGGTAGAACCGCGGCTCGACGCGCCGCAGCACATTGTGCCGGATCAGAACTTCACCCAGCGGAGCGACCTGGTCGAGGATGTCGCGCTTCACGTCGGCCGCGATCTGCCGCAGGTCGATCCGCACGATGCCGAATTCCACCGCGCCGGGCTTGTCCTTCGGGCGAAGCAAGATCATCCGGCGATACGAATCCCCGTCCCGCCGAGACGACAGCACCGACAGCGCCACCGCTCGGCCGCAATGCCGCTCCAGCCGCGTGGTCATGTGTTCGGAGTGAACCAGCAATTGGCGAAACGGATCGGGCACCATCGCGTCGGACACGATCATCGCGGCGGCGTCCAGCGAGGCGATATCAACAAGCCCCTCGCACAGCGCGCGCAGCATCGCGCGGTGTTTCGTTTCGCCGGAGGTTTGACTTGGCGTACCCACGTCCATCAAGTGTAACGGACTCCGCGGAACCGGCTTTCAAAGAAAATGGGAAGCAGGGCGTCCACGTGAAGCAGCCCGCGGCGCGTCAGGCGAATCTCACCGTCCAACAACTCGGCGGCTCCCTCGGCGACCAACTGATTAAACGATTCAGCAAAGGCCTCGGTGATGTTCATGCCGAACTTTCGGCGGAAATACTCAAGCTCGACCCGGCCTGTCTTCAATTGCAGGATCAGCTCGCGGATCAGACGCTGATGGGGCGTCATCGGCAGGGCGCGGGCCAGCGGTAGCTCGCCACGGTGAATCGCCGCAAGGTAATCGTCCCACTGGTCGGCATTCTGAAAATGCACACCCGCAAACTGCGAGAACGACGCCACGCCCGTGCCGATCATGTCGGCTCCGTGCCACAGCGAATCGCGATAGACGAATCCGGCGTGGCGATCCCTGCGAACCAGCGTATAACCGCTGGAAATCTCGTAACCCGCCGACTCGAACGCGCGGAACGCCTCGTCCACCCAGCGACGCTTTGTTGCCCAGTCGGCCACAAGCGGCGTGGTCCCGCTGGCCTTCGCCTCGCGCGAGAAAACGGCATTGTGCGGAAGCTCCATCTGGTAAATCGTCACGCTGTCCGGGGCAAGCTTCACGGCCTTTTCAACCGTCTCGCGCCACGTCGCATCCGCGTCGCCCACCATGCCGGCGATCAAATCGATGTTGATTTGCGGAAAGCCCACGTCCCGCGCCCAGTCGTATGCACGAAAAATCTCCGGCGACTTGTGCGCGCGCCCGTTCGCCTCCAGCACCGCGTCGTCGAAGTGCTC from the Planctomycetia bacterium genome contains:
- a CDS encoding coproporphyrinogen III oxidase family protein; this encodes MIELPQASQPGDPAPTEVGSYFVANYPPFSAWSVEHIPAALAALDRPVAEPPPLGLYLHIPFCRKRCKFCYFRVYTDKNADEVEAYAEALAREVGLYAERGGLAGRNFEFVYFGGGTPSFLSNEQLNRLVDRIRGHWDWSAAREVTFECEPGTLKESKLRTIRALGVTRLSLGVEHFDDAVLEANGRAHKSPEIFRAYDWARDVGFPQINIDLIAGMVGDADATWRETVEKAVKLAPDSVTIYQMELPHNAVFSREAKASGTTPLVADWATKRRWVDEAFRAFESAGYEISSGYTLVRRDRHAGFVYRDSLWHGADMIGTGVASFSQFAGVHFQNADQWDDYLAAIHRGELPLARALPMTPHQRLIRELILQLKTGRVELEYFRRKFGMNITEAFAESFNQLVAEGAAELLDGEIRLTRRGLLHVDALLPIFFESRFRGVRYT
- a CDS encoding tryptophan 7-halogenase, with amino-acid sequence MASVSSNPEVIVVGGGPSGATTATLLAKRGRRVLLLERSKFPRHHIGESLMPNTWFVFEKLGVLETMKQSDFVRKESVQFVSATGKDSAPFFFSDRDPNPWSTTWQVSRARFDQMMLDNARACGVEVVERANVREVMFDGGRAVGVRGVIEGEERELRAPVIVDATGQSGLISRQLNLRYGDEKLKNAAIYSYWKGAQRDEGRNAGATLVIALPGRQGWFWFIPLEDDLTSIGVVAPPNYLYNGRGDDPGAILDEEIANTPGLARRLVKAERVRPIYTTADFSYRSRRSAGDGWLLVGDAFGFLDPLYSSGVMLALKSGEYASDAIDAALASGDTSAASLGRYGRKLAEGMHRVRMLVYAYYEPTFSLGGFVRQYPHLKDAVTRVLIGDVFDDDLGELFDTMARHLTLPEGIAVDEEIASP
- a CDS encoding sodium:solute symporter family protein; this translates as MNAGQICCLVIGVYMVMLIGIGLLSGRLSRGTTADYFVASRGIGPFLLLMSLFGTTMTSFAIIGSSGEAFKSGIGVYGLMVSWSGIFHSFCFFLIGIKLWGYGKRFGYQTQIQFFRDRFVSDKLGLLLFPALIGLVTPYILMGIVGGATAIEKITVGAFPQVFEATAGGIPYGLGGAIMCVVVLIYIFFGGVRGATWANAAQTVIFVVLGIVTFVFISNKLGGPVAATRQVVAYNPSYLKLAATEDDHRVYEEKLAAYNAGASAIKPREPDEITPLRFITYIFIPFSVAMFPHLFQHWLTARNAKSFRLSIVAHPLLMMLTWLPCVLIGVWATSALGPDGKMLIPPDFADQNAVLPVMVRKLAPPVMGGLLTAGVLAAIMSSLDSQFLCLGSIFTNDIVGHYIGHDNLSDRQRLFIGRIFIVAIVAACYILALYSRGTSVFALGTWCFTGFAALAPLVFGALYWKRVTKAGAYACILTAAAVGMYFFMRSDLQSKGDHLVAGMMPVTFVIGASTTALVLVSLVTPRPPDATIERFFGKVVHAR
- a CDS encoding acyl-CoA thioesterase, giving the protein MPVEFSMTRRVTFAETDVAGVMHFSNYYRWMEEVEHAFFRSRGMSVIQDVDGATISWPRVMTSCEYFGPLRFEDEIDLAMTITDLTDKSMTYEVLFSKAGQRLARGRTRAVCCELLPGGVFRSVAIPASVRAKLTA